In the genome of Peptococcaceae bacterium 1198_IL3148, the window ACCGTTTAGGTCTGTACGATATATTTTAATGTTAGCATTATTTAACTTTTGCAATGTTTCTACTGTTGGGTGGCCGTAAGAGTTACCGGCGCCAACACTGATGATGGCAGTTTTCGGGGCGACTTTATTCAAAAAGGCATCAGATGTTGAAGAATCGCTACCATGATGGCCTACTTTAAGCACCTCTGCCTCTAGTTCTCCTTTTAGTATTTTTTCAACTGGTTCTTCTGCATCGCCGGTGAACATAAATTCAATGTTGCCGGTGTCCAGTCTACAAACCACAGAGTAGTCATTCACGTCTTTCCATGTCTCTGAACCGGTCAGAACCTGCAGAGCTACATTACCAAAAGCGAATGACTGGTGACTATCAGCTATACATTCAGCACCTTCTGCCTGTGCTTTAGCGCGATATTCGGTACTAATTTTGCTATCGGTAAAGTGTCCACTGTCTATGATTTGTTCAACCTTAAAAGCATCTAAAACTGCAGGCAAGCCGCCAATGTGGTCCTCATGCGGGTGGGTGGCGACTAATAACTCAATATCGTCTACTCCCTGTTTCTTTAAATAGTCAACTACTAAAAAACTATCGGCACGATTGCCACCATCAATCAGTACGTCCTGATTATTGGGCATTTCAATGTAAATACTATCTGCCTGCCCTACATCAATGAAGTGTACTTTTGTTATTTCAGTTGCTGGTGTAGTTGGTGAAGTTATTGGTGCAGTACCAGTTGAAGTGATTGTAATGGTTTGACTAGCTCCATCCCATACTACATTAGCACCTAATGATTCACTGACAAACCTAAGTGGCACCATAGTGTTTCCATTTACAACCTTGCCCGGTACTTGCAGTGCTACAGCTTGACCGTTTTTGTAGGCTGTCTTAGAACCTATTTGCAATTTAATAGTTGTCTGGCCTTTTACAGCATTAACGGTTTGGGTTGGTCCATCCCAGTTTACTTCAGCTCCGAGTGATTGAAAAATTGCTCTTAGTGGCACCAATGTTGTTCCGTTTTCGCTTGCTGTGGAAACATCGAGCGGTTGGCTATCAACTATAATGCTGATGCCATTACTTGATATTACTGGGGCTGTCGGCATGGGGGTTGTTTGTTCATATCCGGGGAAAGGTCTTCCGGGGTCTGTAACGATTATTTCTCCCCCGTTACCTGGAATGATTTCATCTGCAAAGACCGGGGTTGCCAAAAGCATCAATGCTATCACTAATGCTACGATAATTGGTTTTCTCAATCTTAGATCCTCCTTTGAAATTTGTAGTTATATGTATAATTGTTTATGAATTAGCAAATTCCTCCAATGCGACAAATGTTGTCATTATTTATCAAGGCTTAAGAAACTGTAATAAAGAATCCAAAGCCTATAAATAATTAATAATAGTTTTCGACAAAACATTACATAGTTTTGTTGAAATTGATTAGATTGATTGATTAGTATACTATTAAAAGATTAAAAGGAGTGCTGAAATGCGTAAGGTAATATTAATTTTGATACTCGCTTTTTTGACGTTAGGAGTTCTGGTTGGTTGTGGGGGAAGTGATCCCGATGAGCTTAAAGATATTGCTACTAAAGAAAATGTGTGGCTAGAGCAACTGCAACCTATAGCAAGTAATATAACAAATAGTTATGAAAAATGGGAAGCTGGTGAACTCTCGAGAGAACAATTAGCTAATGAACTTGCTAAAAACATTGAAGAGGTACAAGATCTAAGAAGCCAATCGGACCAATACTATCTTAATGAAATAGAGTTAACAGAAGAAATCAAAAAGCATCCAGACTACGATCAAGGACTATATTATGGCCAAAGTTTACGTCTAAATGTTTATACATTTTTAATTGCTGCCACACAGGGCTACCAAGTTGCACCCAGCGATACGCTAAAGAACAAAGAACCAGTAACAGATCAGGAACTAAAAAGCACCTTTGATACAGAAATGGTGACTGGCTATGAACGTAAAGTTGATAAACTGAAAACAGCTTTGGGAAATCAACTAAATTAACTGTTAGAAGCATTAACCCGGCCAATGCCGGGTTAATTTTTTAATATGGCCATATAAGTTTTTAGCTGGCCAATATACCGTTGCAACGGCTGTCGCTTATCCTGTTCCCACTCACGCAACGTTTTAACATTAACACCGATGGTGGCTGCCAGTTCCCTTTTTGTCAGCCCGTGAAAATGTCTAGCCTTAGATATGCGCTGTCCCAATGTATCCTCGGGCAAAGATTCAAAGCAACCCAAATATGATACCGGCGCATCTAATGCAGAAGACA includes:
- a CDS encoding stalk domain-containing protein, which produces MRKPIIVALVIALMLLATPVFADEIIPGNGGEIIVTDPGRPFPGYEQTTPMPTAPVISSNGISIIVDSQPLDVSTASENGTTLVPLRAIFQSLGAEVNWDGPTQTVNAVKGQTTIKLQIGSKTAYKNGQAVALQVPGKVVNGNTMVPLRFVSESLGANVVWDGASQTITITSTGTAPITSPTTPATEITKVHFIDVGQADSIYIEMPNNQDVLIDGGNRADSFLVVDYLKKQGVDDIELLVATHPHEDHIGGLPAVLDAFKVEQIIDSGHFTDSKISTEYRAKAQAEGAECIADSHQSFAFGNVALQVLTGSETWKDVNDYSVVCRLDTGNIEFMFTGDAEEPVEKILKGELEAEVLKVGHHGSDSSTSDAFLNKVAPKTAIISVGAGNSYGHPTVETLQKLNNANIKIYRTDLNGHIVVITDGKTYSVATQYNRTAPVVQPAPVQTKPVPIVTPKPEPTPQVPAVTTGQFVGSAESDKYHEPGCRYAEKITAENKVWFKDAADAQAQGYAPCGVCKP
- a CDS encoding helix-turn-helix transcriptional regulator, coding for MQEPSLEGCIIKKTLLSSHYLKPSVYNSNPNTPGARLRKARIDKNMTIRDLATIAQIAPNNISLLETDKTKAKLHTLRRLSSALDAPVSYLGCFESLPEDTLGQRISKARHFHGLTKRELAATIGVNVKTLREWEQDKRQPLQRYIGQLKTYMAILKN